In a genomic window of Thiolapillus brandeum:
- a CDS encoding exonuclease domain-containing protein: protein MLSWLFNLDQKRKKLLEQAPEGPMKNFLGTEFPHRKLPIHDVPLLAMDFETTGLDANKDHLLSVGHVELLHEKLLLGSARHQIIRSNREMADENISIHHITHDQVADGMGLEKVVESILEALSGKVLLAHHAKVEIGFLQQACRRLYGMAPVLPAIDTMQIARKRLERLQQPIQANELRLFNLRSKYGLPPYRAHNALMDAIATGELFLAQLAHGSYSKSPPLKNFLLSP, encoded by the coding sequence ATGCTGAGCTGGCTCTTCAACCTGGATCAAAAGCGCAAAAAGCTGCTGGAACAGGCTCCGGAGGGCCCCATGAAGAATTTTCTGGGCACGGAATTTCCACACCGGAAGCTCCCCATCCATGACGTTCCCCTGCTGGCCATGGACTTTGAAACCACGGGGCTGGATGCGAACAAAGACCACCTGCTCAGCGTCGGCCATGTGGAACTCCTGCACGAAAAGCTGCTGCTGGGCAGCGCCCGCCACCAGATCATTCGCAGCAACCGGGAAATGGCGGACGAAAACATCAGCATTCATCATATTACCCACGATCAGGTCGCAGACGGCATGGGACTGGAGAAAGTCGTGGAATCCATACTCGAAGCCCTGTCCGGCAAGGTATTGCTGGCGCACCATGCCAAGGTGGAGATCGGCTTTCTGCAACAGGCCTGCCGACGTCTGTACGGTATGGCCCCGGTACTACCGGCCATCGACACCATGCAGATTGCCCGTAAGCGCCTGGAGCGCCTGCAACAGCCCATCCAGGCCAATGAACTGCGCCTGTTCAACCTGCGCAGCAAATATGGCCTGCCCCCTTACCGGGCGCACAATGCCCTCATGGATGCCATTGCCACGGGAGAGTTGTTCCTTGCCCAGCTGGCTCATGGCAGCTATTCCAAATCACCCCCCTTGAAGAATTTCCTCCTGAGTCCTTGA
- a CDS encoding putative nucleotidyltransferase substrate binding domain-containing protein, translating into MEIELQEIRDFIAAIPPLDRLPENVLNALTQALSIQYVRRGGDVSGEPGSTSMLHILRQGAIAMYSGEDNLIGMLGEGDICTSFCAADVMPDFYVKATEDTLLYSIPCDELSRLVDQDESVLHFIRHSAAQRLKQAVARMQEQSSSNLLHTYAGEICRAPLITADPDYSIRECAMLMSEKGVSSLVILEDHEPAGLITDRDIRKRCVAHALDVDTPVKQIMTRDIISISASDSLFDALLVMTRNQVHHLPVFGDEGDITGVITTTDIMRQEGVSAVHLTSTIRKAESLETLVEASKMLPRIQLQLVNMGADLHHLGYAITAISGAITRRLIEMAEDKLGPPPVPYAWIAAGSQARREQTSHSDQDNGIIISDKMQPGDDAWFESLARFVNDGLNACGFIYCPGDVMASNPKWRQTASAWQAYFDKWIEEPEPMALMLSSIFFDLRVIHGKEKLLRKIRRNILKKTPKNQLFLAHMTRNALTHRPPLGFFRDFVLVHDGQHDDTLDLKHSGLVPIIDMARIYALAEGLKEISTEDRLRAAAGTASLSKGGSANLLDAFEFISNLRLEHQAAQIQAGDDPDNFMSPRQLSKLEREHLKDAFKVVQTMQATLEMRYQTGRI; encoded by the coding sequence TCCGGTGAACCGGGCAGCACTTCCATGTTGCATATCCTGCGCCAGGGCGCCATTGCCATGTATTCGGGTGAGGACAATCTCATCGGCATGCTGGGCGAAGGGGACATCTGCACCAGTTTCTGCGCCGCAGATGTGATGCCTGATTTCTACGTCAAGGCCACGGAAGACACGCTCTTGTACAGCATCCCTTGTGATGAACTGTCCCGCCTCGTGGACCAGGATGAATCGGTATTGCATTTCATTCGCCACTCTGCCGCCCAACGCCTCAAACAGGCGGTAGCACGCATGCAGGAACAAAGCAGCTCCAACCTGCTGCATACCTATGCCGGAGAAATTTGCCGTGCGCCACTGATCACCGCCGACCCGGATTACAGTATCCGTGAATGCGCCATGCTCATGTCAGAGAAAGGAGTTTCTTCTCTGGTCATTCTCGAAGACCACGAACCCGCAGGTCTGATCACCGACCGGGATATCCGCAAGCGCTGCGTGGCTCATGCCCTTGACGTGGATACCCCCGTGAAACAGATCATGACCCGGGACATCATCAGTATCAGCGCCAGCGACAGCCTGTTCGACGCCCTACTGGTCATGACCCGCAACCAGGTGCATCATCTTCCCGTATTCGGTGACGAAGGCGACATTACCGGCGTCATCACCACCACAGACATCATGCGCCAGGAAGGTGTGAGCGCCGTGCACCTGACCAGCACCATTCGCAAGGCCGAATCCCTGGAAACCCTGGTGGAAGCCAGTAAAATGCTGCCGCGCATCCAGCTACAGCTGGTGAATATGGGGGCCGACCTGCATCACCTGGGTTACGCCATCACCGCCATATCCGGGGCCATCACCCGGCGCCTCATCGAGATGGCGGAAGATAAGTTGGGGCCACCGCCGGTTCCCTACGCCTGGATCGCCGCCGGTTCCCAGGCCCGGCGTGAGCAAACCAGTCATTCCGACCAGGACAATGGCATCATCATCTCGGACAAAATGCAGCCAGGTGACGATGCCTGGTTCGAGTCTCTGGCCCGTTTCGTCAACGATGGTCTCAATGCCTGCGGTTTCATATACTGTCCCGGAGATGTCATGGCCAGCAATCCCAAATGGCGTCAGACCGCTTCAGCCTGGCAGGCATACTTCGATAAATGGATAGAAGAACCCGAACCCATGGCGCTGATGCTATCCAGTATCTTTTTTGATCTTCGGGTCATCCATGGCAAGGAAAAGCTGCTGCGAAAAATCCGCAGAAACATACTGAAAAAAACCCCCAAGAACCAGTTGTTTCTGGCGCACATGACACGCAATGCACTGACTCATCGCCCACCCCTGGGCTTCTTCCGCGACTTTGTACTGGTGCATGACGGGCAGCACGATGACACCCTGGACCTGAAGCATTCCGGCCTGGTGCCCATCATCGACATGGCGCGGATCTATGCTTTGGCGGAAGGCCTGAAGGAAATCAGCACCGAGGATCGCCTGCGCGCCGCTGCCGGCACGGCCTCCCTGAGCAAAGGCGGCTCTGCCAACCTGCTGGATGCCTTCGAATTCATCAGCAATCTGCGCCTCGAACACCAGGCCGCGCAGATCCAGGCCGGGGACGATCCTGACAACTTCATGTCGCCCAGGCAACTCTCCAAGCTGGAGCGGGAACACCTCAAGGATGCCTTCAAGGTGGTGCAGACCATGCAGGCCACCCTGGAGATGCGTTACCAGACCGGACGAATCTGA